ATACATCTAAATGGCACAGTACTTCATTCTGTTTTCACATACAGTTGAAATATGGGACCGTTTAGAGTGTAGTCTAAGCGGTCCTTTCGTATTCATTTTTTATTAAATAAAGGAGATAAATCATGGGATTTAAAAAAATTATCCTTAGTTCAGTAACACTCTTATCAGCAATTACCATGGCTGCTTGTAGCTCAAGTTCATCAGACAATAGTTCAGTAAATGTTGGTATCATTCAGTATGCCGAGCATGAGGCATTAACTGCAGCCCGTGAAGGTTTTGTGGAAGCCTTGGCAGAAGCAGGCTACAAAGAAGGTGAAAACTTAACAATTGATTTGCAAAATTCACAAGGTGATCAAGCCAATTTGCAGACAATGGTTCAAAAGTTAGCTGGTAACAATGACCTTAACTTTGCCATTGCAACACCAGCTGCCCAGGCCATGTTAAACGCAGATGCTGAAACTCCTGGCGTATTTACAGCTGTAACGGATCCAGTTGAAGCAGGCTTGGTGGAATCCTTGGAAGTCCCAGGAGGAAGCATGACAGGCTCAATTGATGCGACAGATGTAGAGGGGCAAATTGATATGTTAGTCAAAGTAGTTCCCTCTGCCAAAATAGTTGGTATTTTCTACAATTCTAGCGAGGTAAACTCTGAAGTTCAAGCAGAGCAGGCAAAAAAAGCGCTTGAAGCAAAAGGGATTAAGGTAGAAGTGACGACTGTTACTTCAACTAACGATGTTCAGCAAGCCATCACTTCATTGGCTGGCAAAGTGGATGCAATCTACCTTCCAACTGATAACACAGTAGCATCAACAGCTTCGACCATTGGCGATGTTTTGAAAGAGGCAAAAGTTCCAGCTATGGGATCTGACGCAGCGGTTATTGATGCAGCACTCTTTACCTACGGTGTTGACTACCATGCAATCGGTGTGCAGGCTGGAGAATTAGCTGCTAAAATTTTGGATGGTGAGAAGCCAGCAGACTTGGCTGTTGAAAAACCAAATACAGCAGCTATTACAGTCAATGAAGAAATGGCAACAGTAGTGGGAATTAATCCAGCAACCATTAAAGCATTGGAAGAATAAACAGTTAGGAGATTGGATTATATGTATAATAAACTAGTAAAAAAATTGGCAACTATTTCATTGGCAAGTGTAGCAGCTTTGACACTTGCAGCCTGCGCCTCAACATCTAAACAAGCCTCATCTGAAGCCGTTAAAGTTGGTGTCCTTCAGTATATGGAGCATGAGTCATTGACAGCAGCGCGTGAAGGTTTTGTGGCTGAACTGGAAGCAAATGGCTACAAGGAAGGTGAAAAATTGGTCTTGGATTATCAAAATGCCCAAGGTGACCAAGCCAACCTTCAGACTATTTCAGAACAATTGGTTGGGGAAAATGATTTAGTCCTAGCCATCGCAACGCCATCAGCTCAAAGTTTGGCGACTGTATCAACGGAAACACCAATTCTCTTTACAGCCGTTACAGATCCATTGTCAGCCGACTTGGTTGAAACAATCGAGAAACCAGGTGGCTTATTGACGGGTACATCTGACCAGGCACCAATTGATAAACAAGTTGAATTGCTAGGTCAAGCTGTTCCAGATGCCAAGACAGTTGGTATTTTGTACACTACTAGCGAACGGAACTCAGAAGTTCAGGTAGAACAAGCCAAGGCATTACTAGAAAAAGCTGGTTACAAGGTTGTTGTCAAAGGAATTACTTCAACCAATGAAGTTCAAGATGCAACAACCAGCTTGATGAAGGATGTGGATGCTGTCTTTGTTCCAACTGATAATACCGTTGCTTCCACCATGACCATGATTGGTGAATTGTCTGTGGAGCATAAAGTTCCTGTCATCGGTGGTTCAACAGATATGGTGGATGAAGGTGGTCTGTTGACCTACGGTACAAACTATGAGGCACTCGGTCGTCAAACTGCCAAAATGGCCATTAAGATCATCGAAGGTGCTAAGGTATCTGAAACAGCTGTAGAATATCCTGAAACAGTTAGCCTTCATGTCAATGAAGAAATGGCTAAGAAATTGGGTATCGATACGGCTAAACTATCTGTAACAGAATAAAAGTGGTAAAATAGAACCTAGTTTATTTTTATCAAATAAGGAGAAAATTGTGGATATTATTTTATCAAGCATTTCACAAGGCCTGCTCTGGTCGGTCATGGCGATTGGTGTTTACCTGACATTTCGTATTTTAGATATCGCAGATATGACAGCGGAGGGGTCTTATCCCCTCGGAGCTGCAGTCTGTGCAACTGGGATTGTTAATGGAGTAAATCCCTTGCTGGCGACTTTTATGGCAGTGCTAGCAGGTATGGTAGCTGGATTGATTTCAGGTTTGCTTCATACAAAACTGAAAATTCCAGCCCTTTTGACAGGTATTGTCACTTTGACAGGCCTTTACTCTATCAACTTGAAAATTTTGGGTAAGGCCAACGTGGCCCTACTAAAACAAGAAACCTTGGTAACGCAATTGCAGGAATTTGGTTTAACCAAAACAAATGCAGTCTTGGTTATCGGTCTTGTCTTTGTACTAGCAGTTGTAGGTCTGCTTACTCTCTTGTTGAATACGCAAATTGGTTTGGCTATTCGTTCAACAGGGGACAACATCCCAATGAGTGAGGCCAATGGTATCAACGTTGACAATATGAAAATCTATGGCTACATGATGTCAAACGGTTTGATTGCCCTCTGTGGCGCCTTGTTGACACAAAACAATGGCTATGCAGATTTGAACTCTGGTACAGGTACCATTGTTATCGGTCTGGCATCTGTCATTATTGCAGAAGTTATCTTGCGTAACTTACGCTTGGGTTGGAGATTGTTATCCGTTGTACTTGGTGCAGTTGTTTACCGTTTGATTATCCTTGCAATTTTGGAAATTCCAGGCATGGATGCAGACCTTGTAAAACTCTTCTCAGCCATTCTCTTGGCAACAGTCCTTTATGTGCCAGAATTGCAGAAGAAGCTCAACATTCGTCGACCAAAATTGAACGGAAATGCTTAGGAGGAAGTCATGAAAACTATTTTATCAATACAAAATATTCATAAGACCTTCGAAGCAGGGACAGTCAATGAAAACCATGTCCTTCGTGGGTTGAACTTAGATGTAAAAGAAGGGGATTTCATCTCCATTATCGGTGGTAATGGTGCAGGCAAATCGACTTTCATGAACTCACTTGCAGGTGCCTTGACGGTTGATTCGGGCGATATTTTGCTTGAAGGTAAATCCATTAAGCATGTATCAGCTGCCAAACGCTCTAAGGACATTAGTCGAGTATTCCAAGATCCGAAAATGGGAACAGCCTCTCGCTTGACCATTGAAGAAAACATGGCCATTGCCTACCGCCGTGGTTTATCTCGTGGACTTGGTTGGGGTGTGAAAGACAGCGAACGGGCTATTTTCAAAGAAGCATTAAAAGAGCTTGGCTTGGGCTTGGAAGACCGTATGAAAGTGGATACGCAGTTCTTATCAGGTGGTCAGCGTCAGGCTCTGACCTTGATGATGGCTTCGCTTGTGAAACCAAAGGTTCTACTTTTGGATGAACATACTGCTGCCCTGGATCCAAAAACCAGCGACATGGTTATGGAACTGACCAAGAAAATCGTGGAAAGTCACCAGTTGACAGCTCTTATGATTACGCACAACATGGAAAATGCCATCGAATATGGAAATCGTTTGGTCATGTTGCACCGTGGTCAGATTGTTGTCGATGTAGCAGGAGAAGAGAAAAAGAACCTGACTGTTCAAAACTTGATGGACCTCTTCTACAAAAACAGCGGTGAGAAACTAACTGACGATGAGATGATTTTATAGTCGTTCAGTTTATCTTTTATTACGTCGTTAACTCGTTTTGCCGTACTCCAGTACTGTCTTCAACTCGTTGCCTAGTACTAAAAGCAAACTGAAAGACTATACAAAAAATAAGACTACTGATTTCATGCAAGTCAGTAGTCTTTTTTCTTATAGTTGTAGAAATTCTAGCATTTCTTCCATCGGGATTTGATGGATGGCTGCCTGACCTAATTGTGGAACGATGACTAGTTTGATGGACTTGCCTCGCGCCTTCTTATCACGGGTTAAGGCTGCGAATAATTCATCGATATTCCATGGTTGGTGTGCAGTTGGTAGGCCGAATTTTTCGCACATGGCGATGATTTTTTCAGTCATACCTGGTGGCATGAGGTCTTTTCTTTCAGCAGCGCGTGAGATTTGCACCATACCGATGGCAACAGCTTCACCGTGCATGACCTGTCCATAACCTGCAGTCGCTTCAATAGCATGGCCAATGGTATGGCCGAAGTTGAGGTAGAGTCTGACACCGTTGTCCAATTCATCCTCGACAACGACCTTGCGTTTGACTTCGCAGGAATGGTAGATGATATAGTCAGCGTGTTCCAAAATGCTCTCGATAGATCCATCTAGTTGAGCTAAGGTTTCCCAAAGCTCCACATCATCTATTAAGCCATATTTGACAACCTCGCCCATTCCTTCAATCAATTCTCGTTTGCCAAGGGTTTTGAGGGTGTCAGGGTCAATTAAAACGCCGTCTGGCTGGCAGAAGGTACCTACCATGTTCTTTGCAAATGGGGTATTGACGCCAGTTTTTCCACCGATAGAGGAATCAACTTGTGCTGTCAAGCTGGTTGGAATTTGTAGGAAATGGATGCCACGCATATAGGTTGAGGCAACAAAGCCAGCCAAATCACCAACGACACCGCCACCGAGGGCGATAATGCCGTCACTTCGGGTCATGCCATGCTGTACGAGAAATTCGTAGGCCTGATTGACAGTGTCAAGATTTTTTGAAGCTTCACCTTCTGGAAAGTCAAAGACAATGGTTTCAAAGCCAGCAGTTTCCAGACTAGACTGTACTGTTTCAGCATAGAGTGAGCCGACGTGGTCATCTGTGATGATGGCGATTTTCTGAGGTTTCCAGAGCCCTTTGACCCAGGAACCTGCCTGTGCTAAACTTCCTCTTTCGATGAGGATATCGTAGGGATTATTAGGGAGATTGACGGTCAGTTTCATCGGGTTTCCTCTCTAGTTGATGTCGTATTTCTGGACTAATTGGTCCCAAATCAAGTCAGTCGGCATTTCCTTTCCAGTCCAAGATTGGAAGGCCTCGGCTGCTTGAAAGAGCAGCATGCCTAATCCGTTGATGGTTGGATTGCCTTGTGACTGGGCTAGTTTTAATAAGGGTGTTTCAAATGGTTGGTAAATAATGTCCGCAACCAAGAGTTGTTCTGGAAATTCTAGGTTAGCTGGGATCGGTAGAGAAACACCATCCATACCGACACTAGTGCCGTTGACAAGTAAGTCTGACTTGGCAATTTCTTCTTGCATCAACTGACTATCATCATTGGCTAGGACCTGCATGGGAACTCCAGTAGCTTCTACAATAGGTGCAATGCTTGTCTGGGTTCTTTCTAAACTTTGTTGGCGGCAGAAAATGGTGATTTCTTTGGCGCTATCCAGAGCAGCCTGGGCCATGATAGCAGTAGAAGCACCGCCACCTCCTAGGATGGCTAGTCGCTTATTCTTAACTTGAAAGCCTTTTAGTCTTTCCAAACTCTTGAAAAATCCAATTCCATCGGTGTTGTGTCCGATTAGTTTACCGTCTTTGTGAATAACGGTATTAACGGCTCCAATCAGGCGAGCTGATGGTGTTAGGTCATCAAGGTAGGGAATAACGGCTTGTTTGTAAGGCATGGACAGGTTGATACCAAACATGTCATAGCGTTTGATATTGTCAAGAGTGACTGCCAAGTCTTCCTCTGGGATTTCCCAAGCGACGTATACTCCATTTACACCTGTTTCCTTAAAAGCCAGATTATGTATGAAGGGGGAAATAGAGTGCTTGATAGGCTTGGCTACAACAGCTGCTAGACGAGTATATCCATCTATAGTCATAACTTTCCTCCAATTCTAATCTTTCAATGCTAAGGTTTAGTGGGTATTTTACAGGGTCTGGTGGATTTCACGGATAAGTGCTTCCGTTTTTTCCCAGCCCAAGCAAGGGTCGGTAATGGATTTCCCAAATACTTCAGGGCTGTCCTGACGGCCGTCTTCCAAGTAGGATTCAATCATGAAGCCGCGAACGTACTTGCGAATGGATTCGTTCCAAGCTCGGTTGATGAGGGTTTGACGGACGATACGGATTTGTTCCAGGTAATTTTTTCCAGAATTATCGTGGTTGGTATCGATAACGATAAATGGATGTTCTAGCCCAAATTCTTCATACTGTTTGATGGTTTTCAAGAGAATATCGTAGTAGTAGTTTGGCTCGTAAGTACCTTGTTCGGTCGTGGCACCGCGTAAAATGGCATGGGCAAGTGGATTGCCGTCTGTATCAACTTCGGCATCACGATAGATAAAGTTTTGTTTGTTTTGGGCAGCGTAGATACCGTTGAACATGACTTTAAGATTGCCAGAAGTAGGATTTTTCATACCCGTAGGTATATCAATACCGGAAGCTACAAAACGGTGCTCTTGATCTTCAACTGAGCGGGCTCCGATCGCATGGTAGGATACCAAATCTTCCACCAGTGGATAGTTGGCAGAGTAGAGCATCTCGTCGGCTGTTGTTAGACCTGTTTCAGTAATGACACGGTAGTGCAGGTTACGAACAGCGGCGATACCGTTGATGAGGTCTGGTAATTTAGAAGTATCTGGCTGGTGGACAAGTCCTTTATAGCCTTCGCCGTTGGTTCGTGGTTTGGCAGTATAGACCCTCATGACCATGAAGATTTTGTCTTTGACTTCTTCTTGAAGTTTGGACAAACGGTTGGCGTATTCTAAAACAGCCTCTTCATTGTCAGATGAACATGGACCAATGACCAAGAGCAGGCGGTCATCTTCACCACGGATGATGCCTTTTAATTCTTCATCACGTTGGTTTTTAGCGGCTAAAAATTCGCCTTCTAGTTTGGAGAGTTCTTTTACTTTATCAATATCTAGACTGGTGCTACGTTTGTGAATTCCCATAATCTTTTCCTATCTACTGTGGATTTCTCGGATGAGTTCTTGCGTTTTTTCCCAGCCTAAGCATGGGTCTGTGATGGATTTACCATAAATATCTGGATTATCTTGGCGACCGTCTTCGATGTAGGATTCAATCATGAAGCCGCGAACATACTTACGGATAGCTTCATTCCAGTCACGGTTAATCAAGGTTTGGCGAACGATGCGGATTTGCTCCAGATAATTTTTACCAGAGTTATCATGGTTGGTATCGATGATGATGAATGGATTTTTCAAACCAAATTGATCATAGAGGTCAATGGTTTCCAAGAGATTGTCGTAGTAGTAGTTTGGCAAATACTTCCCGTTTTCATTGACAGCACCACGAAGGATAACGTGGGCAAGCGGGTTGCCAGAAGTTTCGACCTCTGTATTGTTGAAGAGGAAGGATTGTTTCTTCTGAGCTGCAAAGATACCATTAAACATGACTTTAAGGTTGCCAGAAGTAGGGTTTTTCAAGCCTGTTGGAACATCAATACCAGAAGCTACAAAGCGGTGTTGTTGGTTTTCAACAGAACGAGCACCAACGGCAATGTAAGAAACCAAATCGTCAACCAATGGCAGGTTTTCTGGATAAAGCATCTCGTCGGCTGTTGTCAAACCAGTTTCGGTAATGACGCGGTAGTGCAAATTACGAACAGCCTTGATGCCGTTGATCAGGCTAGGTGCGGCATCTGTATCAGGTTGGTGCATGAGGCCCTTGTAGCCATCGCCATTTGTACGAGGCTTGGCAGTGTAGACCCGCATAACCATGAAAATTTTATCTTTGACTTCTTCTTGAAGTTTAGCCAAACGGTGAGCGTAGTCCAAAACTGCCTCTTCATTGTCAGAAGAACATGGCCCAATTACTAAGAGAAGACGGTCATCCTCACCTTTTAGAATAGCTTCTAATTCACGGTCACGGGCTTGTTTTTTGGCAAGAGTTTCGGGAGATAGTTTAGAATGCTCTCGCACTTGATTGATGTCGATTTTTTCACTGATTGGTGTAAACAATATAGAAGTCCTCTTTCGATTAGTATATTTCTTAATTATAGCATGATTTTTAGGAATTTTAAACTTAAATTAAGGTACATTTGCTAAAATCGCAGTGAACTCCGAAAATTCATTCATAAATCTTTTATGGGTTTTCTCTATATATTTATTTTAGATAGAAATTGCCAAAAAAATCTGAAAATATTCAATAAATATGATAGAATAGGTCTAACACTATTTCGAGGTAGGGGTTATGAAATTAAGGACAAATATAGAAAAATTACAAGGTAGTATTCGAGTTCCGGGGGATAAATCCATCAGCCATCGCTCTATTATTTTCGGCTCCCTTGCAAAAGGTGTCACTCGTGTTCATGATATTTTGCGTGGCGAGGATGTACTGTCTACCATGCAGGTCTTTCGTGATTTGGGTGTGAAAATTGAAGACAACGGTGATGTGGTTGAAGTGTACGGTGTTGGTTTCGATGGTCTTCAAGCACCCCAAAATCACTTAGATATGGGGAATTCAGGGACATCTATTCGCTTGATTTCTGGCGTTTTAGCAGGTCAAGACTTTGAGGCAACCATGTTTGGTGACGATTCCCTGTCTAAACGTCCTATGGATCGTGTGACCATTCCGCTTAGCCAAATGGGTGTGGAGATTTCTGGTCAGACAGAACGTGATTTGCCACCATTGACTATCAAAGGAACCAAGAATTTACAAGCAATCAACTACCAACTTCCAGTTGCCTCGGCTCAAGTCAAGTCTGCTCTGCTATTTGCAGCCTTACAAGCCGAAGGTGAAAGTGTTATCGTCGAGAAAGAGTTGACCCGTAACCACACGGAAGATATGATTGTTCAGTTTGGTGGTGAGTTGACGGTCAATGGTAAGGAAATTCGTATCAAAGGTGGTCAGGAATTTACGGCCCAAGAGATTACGGTGCCGGGTGATATTTCCAGCGCAGCCTTTTGGCTGGTAGCTGGTTTGGTAGTACCAAATTCCAAGATTGTTCTGGAGAATGTCGGTATCAATGAAACACGGACTGGAATTTTAGACGTTATCAAGGCCATGGGTGGTCAGATGACACTATCAGATATTGATGAGATAGCAAAATCTGCGACCATTACGGTGGAAACTTCTGACTTGAAGGCTACGGAGATTGCGGGTGACTTAATTCCACGTTTGATTGATGAGTTGCCGATTATTGCTCTTTTAGCCACTCAGGCAAATGGCACAACAATTATCCGTGATGCCGAAGAACTCAAAGTCAAAGAAACAGACCGCATTCAAGTGGTGGCAGATGCCCTGAATAGCATGGGAGCCAAGATTGAGCCGACAGAGGATGGTATGATTATTCATGGTCCAACTGCCTTGCATGGTGCGACTGTTAACACCTTCGGTGACCATCGTATTGGTATGATGACGGCCATTGCGGCCCTTTTGGCTCAGGATGGAGAAGTTGAGTTAGAGAGAGCGGAGGCTATCAATACTAGCTATCCAGCCTTCTTTGACCACCTAAATAGTTTGATAGACTAGGAGAAGAGATGCCAATCGTTTTACTTGGATTTATGGGAGTTGGAAAATCAACCACAGCACGTTTGTTGGACCTCCCTGTTTACGATATGGACCAAATTATTGAAGAACGGATTGGCATGACCATCGCTGATTATTTCAAGCTCGAAGGAGAAGCTACTTTTCGTAAAGTTGAAACGGAAGTCTTGAAAGAATTATTGGATTTGCCTGCTGACTGTCTGGTATCGACAGGCGGTGGTGTGGTCAAATCTGAGTTCAATCGTCAGTTATTATTAGATAATAAAGAAAAAAATGTTCTTTTGACTGCATCGTTTGAAGTTGCCTATGAGCGAATTAGCCAGGATAGTCAATCAAAGCGTCCCCTTTTTTTGCAACATAGCAAGGAAGAATTTGAAACTATCTATCAAGAACGCATGACCCTTTATCAAGGATTGGCGGCTACCATTATCAATACAGACCAACTTACTCCAGAACAAGTAGCAAGGAAGATTCTATGCAAGTAGCTTACCTAGGACCGCGCGGTTCTTTTACCCATCAAGTTGCCCAACAGGCCTTTCCAAGTGCTGATTTGCAGGCTTTCGGAACTATTACAGAAGTGATTAAGGCTTATGAAACAGGGCAGGTTGTCTATTCTGTTATTCCAGTTGAAAACTCTATTGAGGGTAGTGTCCACGAAACTATTGATTATCTTTTTCATCAGGCGGAAATCCATGCGGTTGCTGAAATTGTTCAACCGATAGCCCAGCAACTTTTGGCAACGGGTGCAGATAAGGCAATTGAGGTTATTTATTCACACCCACAGGCTATTGCACAGGGGAAGAAATATATTCTGGAGCATTTTCCTACTGCTCGGATTGAGGTGACGGCTAGTACAGCTTATGCAGCACGGTATGTGGCTGAGCATCCAGCCCAGTCTTATGCGGCTATAGCACCACAAGCTGCGGCAGAGGAATATGGTCTAATGGTAATTGGGCAAGACATTCAGGAAATTAGTGAGAATTTTACTCGATTTTGGATTTTGGGAAATGATGCACCTAGTTTGCAACTTAAGGAAGTAACGAATAAGCTAAGTTTAGCTTTAACCTTGCCAGATAATTTACCGGGAGCTTTATATAAAGCTATGTCAGTTTTTTCTTGGAGAGGAATTAGTCTGACAAAAATTGAAAGTAGGCCATTGAAAACGGCGCTGGGTGAGTATTTTTTCATCTTAGACATTGAGAACGAGCAACCTGAATTGATGACCTTTTCATTGGAAGAATTGAAAAGTTTGGGAATATCATGTAAAATACTAGGTAATTATCAAGTGTACCTGGCTAGTTAGGATAAAGATGAACGTATGACGAAAAACAAAGGAATCTTAACCCATCATGAAGAGTTGCGGTTGGATTATTTACATAAAAATATACATTATTTAAATGATAGAGAGCGAGAGGAGTTGGATTATCTTCTTTATAAGAAGGAACTCCGTACTCGCCATGGGAAACCAAAGAAATTTGCAATTGAAACTCCTAGACCCATCACTGAAGATATGGAAGAAGATGACTGGCAGGAAGAAATTGAGCAGAATGAAGAACTCCTTCCTACGTATCCTGAAACCAGGTCTAGAAGAAATAGAAGGAAAGGACAAAAAAGTTCAGGGAGGGATTCAGTTGACTATATTCCGAAAATGCCCCCAAAAACAAAGAGAAAGAAAAAATGGGGTATGAAGCGAATGTTTTACTTACTCTTCCTTGCCCTGTTCTTGTTTGTTTTTGCTTTGGGCTTTAGTTTCATTAAGGGCCTGAATAGTGTGAGTGAGCAGCCTACTGCTGAAGTATTTAACGGGGTTAGTTCTGCTAATGGTACCAATATTTTGATTTTGGGTACGGATGGACGTGCAGGTGAAAGCACGGACGAAATACGGACAGATACCATTATGGTCTTAAATATCAATAATGCAGATAATAAGGTCAAACTGGTTAGTTTTATGCGGGATACCTTGGTCGATATTGAAGGTTATGAGTATAAATTAAATACCGCCTATACCCTCGGTGAACAAGATAACAAGCAGGGAGCTGAAGAAGTTCGTAAGGCTTTGAAAAACAATTTTGGTATTGATATTGACTATTATGCTATGGTTGATTTTGCAACTTTTGCGACAACAATTGATACACTCTTTCCAGAGGGGGTGACTATTGATGCACAATTTTCAACCATAGATGGAGAAACGGTTAGCTCGGTGGAAGTGCCAAATGATTTGCAGCTGGAGGAAAATGCCCCAGCCTATCAAACCATTCAGGTTGGTGTTCAACAAATGGATGGAAAAACTCTGCTCAACTACGCGCGTTATCGTTCAGATGATGAGGGGGATTTTGGTCGTACCAAGCGTCAGCAACAAGTCTTGTCGGCTGTCATGACTCAGGCTAAAAACCCGATGAAGCTTTTTTCAGGGGCGGAAGCACTTGGTAAAGTAGTGGCGATGACCCCAACAACAGTTCCCCAGGCCTTTATGCTTTTCCATGGACCGGGAGTTGTTATGGATGCAGCTAATGGTATCGAACGCATCACCATTCCTGAAAATGGGGATTGGATTGACGATTATGATATGTATGGTGGTATGGCCCTGCGAGTTGATTTTGAAAAGTACCAACAGCGCTTAACTGATTTGGGCTTACGATAAAAAATGTGATATACTAGAGAGTGACTTCGGTCACTTTTTTAGTGTCCAAAATAGAAAGTAGTACTATGTTAAAGAAAAATGATGTTGTTGAAGTAGAAATTGTAGACCTAACCCATGAGGGGCAGGGGGTTGCCAAGTTGGATGGTTTTGTCTTTTTTGTGGACAATGCACTGCCAGGTGAGAAAGTGTTTATGCGTGTTCTGAAGCTTAAGAAAAATATTGGTTTTGGTAAGGTGGAAGAATGGCAGAGCTACTCACCAGACCGTAATCAAGACCTAGACTTGACCTATCTAAGAACGGGTATTGCAGACCTGGGGCATTTGAACTATCCTGCCCAATTAGCCTTTAAGAAAAAGCAAGTAGAAACAAGCTTACGTAAGATCGCAGGCATTTCAGAAATTGTAGTCGAAAGTACTCTCGGTATGGATAGTCCTCTTGCCTATCGTAATAAGGCGGCAGTACCTGTTCGTCGTGTCAATGGTCAGTTGGAAACTGGGTTCTTCCGAAAGAATTCTCATGATTTAGTACCGATTGAAGATTTTTATATTCAAGATAAGGAAATTGATAGCTTGATTTTGGCTACTCGTGACCTCTTACGGAAATTGGATTTGAAGCCATACGATGAAAAGGAACAGACAGGACTTGTTCGAAATATTGTTGTTCGTCGCGGTCATTATTCAGGTCAATTGATGTTGATTTTGGTTACAACTCGACCAAAAATTTTCCGTGTTGAAACCTTGATTGAACGGTTGATAAGTCAGTTTCCAAATCTAGTTTCTATCATCCAGAACATCAATGATCAGAATACCAATGCGATATTCGGTCAGGACTTCCGTCTTTTGCATGGCAGTGAAACCATTGTAGACAGCATGTTGGGGAATGAATTTGAGATTTCTGCACCGTCTTTCTATCAAGTCAATACAGAAATGGCCGAAAAACTCTATCAGACAGCTATCGATTTTGCAGATTTGTCAGCAGATGATGTCGTAATTGATGCTTATTCAGGCATTGGGACTATTGGTCTGTCCTTTGCCAAACAGGTCAAGCATGTTTATGGTGTGGAAGTCGTTGAGAAGGCTGTCCTTGACAGTCAGAAGAATGCTGTTCGAAATGGAATTGACAATGTGACTTATGTCTGCGATAGTGCGGAGTCTGCTATGAAGAAATGGGTATCTGACGGAATTAAGCCAACGGTGATTTTTGTCGATCCGCCAAGAAAAGGTTTG
The nucleotide sequence above comes from Streptococcus sp. 29887. Encoded proteins:
- a CDS encoding shikimate kinase; the encoded protein is MPIVLLGFMGVGKSTTARLLDLPVYDMDQIIEERIGMTIADYFKLEGEATFRKVETEVLKELLDLPADCLVSTGGGVVKSEFNRQLLLDNKEKNVLLTASFEVAYERISQDSQSKRPLFLQHSKEEFETIYQERMTLYQGLAATIINTDQLTPEQVARKILCK
- a CDS encoding 3-deoxy-7-phosphoheptulonate synthase encodes the protein MLFTPISEKIDINQVREHSKLSPETLAKKQARDRELEAILKGEDDRLLLVIGPCSSDNEEAVLDYAHRLAKLQEEVKDKIFMVMRVYTAKPRTNGDGYKGLMHQPDTDAAPSLINGIKAVRNLHYRVITETGLTTADEMLYPENLPLVDDLVSYIAVGARSVENQQHRFVASGIDVPTGLKNPTSGNLKVMFNGIFAAQKKQSFLFNNTEVETSGNPLAHVILRGAVNENGKYLPNYYYDNLLETIDLYDQFGLKNPFIIIDTNHDNSGKNYLEQIRIVRQTLINRDWNEAIRKYVRGFMIESYIEDGRQDNPDIYGKSITDPCLGWEKTQELIREIHSR
- the rlmD gene encoding 23S rRNA (uracil(1939)-C(5))-methyltransferase RlmD encodes the protein MLKKNDVVEVEIVDLTHEGQGVAKLDGFVFFVDNALPGEKVFMRVLKLKKNIGFGKVEEWQSYSPDRNQDLDLTYLRTGIADLGHLNYPAQLAFKKKQVETSLRKIAGISEIVVESTLGMDSPLAYRNKAAVPVRRVNGQLETGFFRKNSHDLVPIEDFYIQDKEIDSLILATRDLLRKLDLKPYDEKEQTGLVRNIVVRRGHYSGQLMLILVTTRPKIFRVETLIERLISQFPNLVSIIQNINDQNTNAIFGQDFRLLHGSETIVDSMLGNEFEISAPSFYQVNTEMAEKLYQTAIDFADLSADDVVIDAYSGIGTIGLSFAKQVKHVYGVEVVEKAVLDSQKNAVRNGIDNVTYVCDSAESAMKKWVSDGIKPTVIFVDPPRKGLTESFIKASSSVEPEKIVYISCNVATMARDIKLYEELGYKLTKVRPVDLFPNTHHVETVALLSKLNVDKHISVEVELDELDLTSAESKATYAQIKEYILEKFGLKVSALYIAQIKKKCGIELRENYNKSKKEKQVIPQCTPEKEEAIMDALRHFTERTTSKA
- the pheA gene encoding prephenate dehydratase — its product is MQVAYLGPRGSFTHQVAQQAFPSADLQAFGTITEVIKAYETGQVVYSVIPVENSIEGSVHETIDYLFHQAEIHAVAEIVQPIAQQLLATGADKAIEVIYSHPQAIAQGKKYILEHFPTARIEVTASTAYAARYVAEHPAQSYAAIAPQAAAEEYGLMVIGQDIQEISENFTRFWILGNDAPSLQLKEVTNKLSLALTLPDNLPGALYKAMSVFSWRGISLTKIESRPLKTALGEYFFILDIENEQPELMTFSLEELKSLGISCKILGNYQVYLAS
- the aroA gene encoding 3-phosphoshikimate 1-carboxyvinyltransferase, with translation MKLRTNIEKLQGSIRVPGDKSISHRSIIFGSLAKGVTRVHDILRGEDVLSTMQVFRDLGVKIEDNGDVVEVYGVGFDGLQAPQNHLDMGNSGTSIRLISGVLAGQDFEATMFGDDSLSKRPMDRVTIPLSQMGVEISGQTERDLPPLTIKGTKNLQAINYQLPVASAQVKSALLFAALQAEGESVIVEKELTRNHTEDMIVQFGGELTVNGKEIRIKGGQEFTAQEITVPGDISSAAFWLVAGLVVPNSKIVLENVGINETRTGILDVIKAMGGQMTLSDIDEIAKSATITVETSDLKATEIAGDLIPRLIDELPIIALLATQANGTTIIRDAEELKVKETDRIQVVADALNSMGAKIEPTEDGMIIHGPTALHGATVNTFGDHRIGMMTAIAALLAQDGEVELERAEAINTSYPAFFDHLNSLID
- a CDS encoding LCP family protein, with the translated sequence MTKNKGILTHHEELRLDYLHKNIHYLNDREREELDYLLYKKELRTRHGKPKKFAIETPRPITEDMEEDDWQEEIEQNEELLPTYPETRSRRNRRKGQKSSGRDSVDYIPKMPPKTKRKKKWGMKRMFYLLFLALFLFVFALGFSFIKGLNSVSEQPTAEVFNGVSSANGTNILILGTDGRAGESTDEIRTDTIMVLNINNADNKVKLVSFMRDTLVDIEGYEYKLNTAYTLGEQDNKQGAEEVRKALKNNFGIDIDYYAMVDFATFATTIDTLFPEGVTIDAQFSTIDGETVSSVEVPNDLQLEENAPAYQTIQVGVQQMDGKTLLNYARYRSDDEGDFGRTKRQQQVLSAVMTQAKNPMKLFSGAEALGKVVAMTPTTVPQAFMLFHGPGVVMDAANGIERITIPENGDWIDDYDMYGGMALRVDFEKYQQRLTDLGLR